TTTTTCTTGCTGGAAAAATCCTTTTCTTCTTACACATCACGAATCACTCATCAGCTGAGAATCAAACTGTAAGTGGCCAAGATACAACCAGTAAGAAATGCAGAGGGTTTAGAGCAGATTCTAGACGCAAATACACCGGTTTCAGCACCCTTTATGACTACTTATCGACCGGTAAAGTTGgcagcaaattaaaaataaaataaaatcgagaAAGGTGAGAGAAAACGTGACATTGCGatgagaaaaaacaaaaaattgaagaggGAAAGTGAAGAACCTGAACTCCAAACAAGGAGACGCAGATCAAGCCCATCCAAGAATGCAAGCTGTAGAAATTACCCAGGACGCCGTCTTGCCCGTGGAACTTTGTCCAAATGCCGAAAACCCCACTTCCCAGAGCCACCCCTTGAAGCCACAGATGCACCGATTTCTTCATGTTCCTCGAACCAGGCAACCATCTGTGGACAAGGATCGCTGAAACAGAGAAGACCCACATTTGGAAGGGGGAAGAAagcaacaaagaaaagagaaaggaaattcaGTGAGAGCAGATTTGCAAAATGGGAAGGCTTCTTTCTCGTTTCTAATTCACCAGCAAGAAGGTGTGTATTATTGTGTACCTTCTCCACTAACGAGAATGAAGCCGATGACCATCAACAGTGGGTGAAGAACCTGtttggaaaaaagagaaaacccaCTTGCTCATATTCACAACCAAAAGCATGCGCTGAGacacagagagacagagacagagacagagagagggaatACAGAGTAAATGAGGTCTTCTTGAGAGGAGGAGCGAGGGAGGAAGCTAGATTTGAAGGCAAGGGCCCAAGAGAGCACGAGCATTGCCACTGCCACGCCGCAGATTCTTGCAAACAGGAGGACAGGGAacagggaagaagaaggaggaggagaattcCCCATGTGTTCTTTTGAGGCCTCCTTCGAGCTCAGGAATGGAGCTCACACTCGCTCAGTCAGTCACCAACCACCGACACCTGAGGGGAGTCTGCAAGATACGCCGTGGCGCACGACTGAGATCGGAGCAAAGGCAGTCCTTTTACTTTTATCCCagttttggcaaaaaaaaataaaaaatcggaAAGAGGAGtctttcaatatatatatatcctacTTGTCGATTTCGCACTGTTCTGGATTACTGCCAATTGGGGCATTAATGTACCCACATGCCACTCACTTTAATTGACTATAAAATAAGAGGAGAACCATTCCCGATGGGGCTTTCTTCATTAGGTAAACTGAGGTGAGTCACGACAAATGGCTCTCGACACCATGGGGCCGTTGCATTGTGGCATCGAGTTATGACAAGACCGAGGGACGTGTGGAGTAATGTGGGAAATTTCTTAATACCAAAAGCCTCAATAATTCAATGGGGATACGTCTGTTTTTGCTTGTTAAACTAATGTGCTCccggcttcttcttcctttttttcaagGAAAGAGAGTGCAAAAATTGCTTTAAGTGGGGAAAAGATGAGGGAGGAACCATTTCTAGCCCAGTTCTTGGTTGAATAAGAGTACCATAATTGCTTGCGACAAATACCGAATGCAGGGACCATGAAAATGTTGTTTAAGAGAAGCCTGTGAAGCATAAAAAACCATGCTTCGGCAAAGTGACGACACATTGACAAGCTCATATGCCCATCCATTTGCTTCTCCTTCTATCCCAAACGTTTTAGGATAAAATCTATTTCGTGCTCGTCTCACCTTGGCCTTAAGCCATAGACTCGTTGCCATAGCAGAAGGAAGATCCCTCCTGGGGCGGGCAAACAAAGATTTACTTCAGGTATCTCCTCTTGCAATTTGAAAAGAGTAAAAGACAGCAGGTTTCAACAAGATCACCCTCTGATATTTCATAGAACTGAAAATCCTGCTTCCAATATTGGCGCAACCAATTCTTACCAGAACACATGGCGGCCCTCAAACGACTCAACATCATAAAAGACTGACTAGACTttcagaaaaaaccaaaaacacaaAGATCAGGACCATAGAGCTAAGCTAGGTTCCAGTTCCAGCAAAGTTATTAAGCCTCTAATCCTGAGAAGCACATAGGCCACGATAACCTCTATGAAGCACGGCCATAAACTGCTCTTCCTCGGCCTCTTCCGTTATAGTTATAACCCCTCCCATAGTATCCCCGAGAACGACCACCACGACCAAGACCACGGCCACCTCGACCACCCTATGCCTTGAGAATTCACCGAAAGTCTGAAGACAAAAAAGATACACACGCGTAAATTACTTCACAAGGCCAAATGATAAAATTCAACATGAACAATACCTCTGTGTCTATCTTCATTTGCTCAGAAAACTTTGGCCTTCCACTGTTTGATCCATGATCAAGAGCATTGCAGGAGAGTGAATCAAAGAAATCATCCTTGTTGTAGACAGGCTGCCCAGCAGAAAAGCATAGTGAAATACAGGAAGAAGTAGCAGGCCTCTTCCACCAAATATTCAGGAGATAAAGGTATCACAAACACTAGCACTCATACCTTGCCCTCCATATTTGGTAGCTCACTATCCTCTTCATCATAATAATTATCCTCGTCACTTACATCGCCCTCGATATCTTTGTCCTTGGAATGACCTTTACTCTTACCAAGGTGACCCCATACTTCATCcttgttgaatttttcattcattGCCGTAAAATCAAAATCCTCAGTAAATCTAGTGAGTGGACGTGAACCCTGCACAACATTCAGTTAATGTTTACATTGTCAAACACAAGGTTATCTTTGGATTTGGAAAACCTACAGACTAGCAGTTAGCAGTTGCACAGAAAATATTGCCACTATTAAACCAGGACAGAAGATATCACCATCATGCAcagaaataaaaacacaaatacAAGCATCTTACTACGCTAAGTATTGCTCAtgtcaaaaactaattttggcTTTCAGTCCTTCCACTAGAAGGACAAATCACTCATAAAAATACTCATCTTAAAACGGAAAGAATGTGTAGGAATGAACTTAAAATGTTAAATCCACTATTGAAAACCAACGCCCAATCCATAAAGAGATGGAGGTACAAATAGCAGTTAAAACACTTTTGTTTTAAACAAATACATAAGGCTTGCAAGCTTTGTCTTCTTCCAATTGTCAGAACCCAAGTAATCTTAAGAGGCTCAAGTTCCATAAAACTGCTGCCAGTGCATATGAAGAAAGAATAACACAGACACCGATAGAAGCACCTATCGAGATACCCTAAATGAGTATATATGGTTCCATTATACAATCATTACGAGTTCTCAAAGAAGcaaggaaaccatttgacaaATGAAACACAGAAAAATTACCCGAGCTCCTCTCCCCCTTTCACGACCTCTCTGTCCATAACGATTCTGAAATGGAACTCCATTCTGCTGGTGAAGAGAAAATCCGTGTCAAAACACCCAGCTCAGATTATTAAGCAGTTTCAGTGAGCCAGAGACTATACAAGTACACTGCCTTACAAATTACCAGAGTGCACCAGACAAAACTTTGAACCACACAAAAAGTGGGAAATGAAAATCGAAAGCAGtttaatcacaaaaaagaattttaattaCAGGCTTGAGGCCAGTAGCAATTCACATGAATAGAATATTCATGCTATTTACAAGACAACCAATGATAAGAACACAGAGCAGAACAAGCACATGGCCAGCTTCAGGGCAGTAGTAATTCACACGAATAGATTTATATCAATGTACCTCATATACTCAGCATAATTTTCCAGAGACCACTAAGGAGATGCAGAATCTTAGGATCAAAATGAAACTATGcgcaaatgaacaaaaatacaaGTACATCAGTAAACAAGAAGATTACGCTTTCGGACATGTGCCATGTGTGTGCAAATTTAAAATATGCATATAGAGAATACAACCTTATAACCACCACGTGCAGGTGGAGGCAAAGGCAATATAGGAGGTTGAGCTTCTGATGCAACAGGTGTCAATGGCTTTGGTGATGCCAATAGCTttggtgatgatggtgagaCTTGAACCACCTCCACATCCTTGTGAGCAATTTGTGAAGGTTGAGAAGAAGGGGTGCTCGTGGATCCAGACTGCAAAATCTGACCAGGCGTTATCAATGAAgggattgttgttgatgttggCATCTGTACAGGAGCCTCTGGATTAACAGCATTAGATGGGCCCAAAATGGAGGAAGTGGATTGAGCACTACTTTGATACTGCAAGGTTGGACCAGCAAATACATTGAGCTTGTTAGATATAGGGGGAATCATGTTGCTAATCTCCGGAGTAGTCATCAGAGGCGGGAGCGATGGCAAACTAGCACTCAAACTGACTGAAGGAAGGGCAGAGATCGGAGGCTTATTGAACATGACACTCGATAGGGAATCTGAAGATGTTGTAGTTGATGAAACAGTAGGGAGGGTTGATGGAAGAGTAGCAGATGAGGAAATGGAAGTCATGCTGAGTGAACTGCTGCTAACAGGAAGCAAAGGAGATGGGACCTCAGGCAAGTGTGGACCTGGCAAGTTCGAAGCTCCGGCAGGGAAAGAAGTATTAAAGCCAGGATACTGCATTGGCTGCTGCAGAGGAGGCATAGACAGCCCAGGTGGTGGCCTAAGCAAAGGCTGCTGATTAATATGAGGAAGCCCATTGGGAGGATAATATCCTTGCCAATACATAGGCATAATCCCACTACTATTTGCACCTGGGGCTGGGGGAGCTCCCCATGACCCCATATTCCCTCAGGTGGTTGATATAAAGGAAGGCCGCCTTGAAAGTTCGTAGCAGGTAGTGCCATCTGTGCCGTGTTGGAGCCAACATCGGCTAAGGGTACACTAGCAGCAGGAGACAAACTTGTGGATGTTGAAACTGGACGAGGGTAATGAGACTGCCAAAATTGTTGAAACAAGGCAATGAGATTCCATTTACTTAATTTTAGAGTAAAAATGTTATCCATCCAAGTACCTGTATGATTGCTGGGTCATTATTGATAGGGGGTACAGGTGCAGGCTGAACAGGTGGAGAGGATTTGACCTGCAAATCCTGCAAAAAGAGAAGCACAGAGAACAAATCTGATGAGAGAACAAGACAAACGAAAAATCAGCTACGTTAACAGTGCATATCACTACTGAAGGAAAGGCCAAATGAATAAACGAAATGGGTTAGACCACTACATGAAAGGGAATCTATAGCTATGTCAATCATTGTTAAACAAGTGAGCTGGCTTCATATTCCACTTCCAACTCCAGCGtccaaatgaaataaaaaaggacaaaCAGAATTGAAAAATAGTTTAAGCCAAGCCACCAGAAAAAGATTCtgtaaccatttttttttttttttgttagtacAGGAGACGGCATGATATTCTACTCCCAATTCTAGCttacaatggaaagaaaaagtaaggACAAAACACAACACGGGCTTTGTTCAATGCAAGCCACATCATAAGGCTGATGCAACCAGAACAGAGAAATTATGCAATGTGAGTTTGTCCCTATAACCTGGCTGATGCAGATGAAGAGAACAACTGTAGAATGCCCCGAGTTACGAAcctttttgtgtttctattttggaattttcttaaaGATATTAAAACAAGCACTCATTCTATTATTCATCACGGTGAACATATGTGTTCATGGATGTATAACATACCTTGATGTCACTTCCTCGGAACAATATGTATTCATAAACCTTGTCACTTGGTGGGACTTGTGGTCCATCCTTTTCCGTCCTTCCGTTCCAAATGATCGTACTgtaaaaaggaaatgaataacttaacattaataaataattGTCCATGCAAATTTGACAAACAGCATTTATCGGGAACAAAAACCATTAATCGCTAAAACGTTATAGATGCAAATAGTTACAGGGACAAACACATGGTATAGACATCCTAATATTTAAATCCTCAATATCAGAGTGTTGGCCACTTTCAGTAAATTCAGCTACTGCAACTGCAAACAAACATAcacataccaaaaaaaaaaaaataataatgatgtcaCGCATCATCTACTGCTTCCATCAGGAATGGAACCACTATTAGTGACTCATATGACACGCCTCGATACCACAATTCCATACGATTACGAAGGGCGTGCGCAATGCATCGGCAAGCAACTCAAGCTACTGCCGTGATATAGGGCAAGAATATAACCCCATCGTCTTCCAAATCGAATAAGATATAGCAAAATCCAGACAGACATTGCACCGTACTGTCAGCTTCTTTTCAAACCGGAAACCATTCCTACTCCCAAAACGC
This Eucalyptus grandis isolate ANBG69807.140 chromosome 7, ASM1654582v1, whole genome shotgun sequence DNA region includes the following protein-coding sequences:
- the LOC120296312 gene encoding LOW QUALITY PROTEIN: protein decapping 5-like (The sequence of the model RefSeq protein was modified relative to this genomic sequence to represent the inferred CDS: inserted 2 bases in 2 codons; deleted 2 bases in 1 codon), which gives rise to MATESGASGRSNSTADSYIGSLISLTSKSEIRYEGVLYNINTDESSIGLRNVRSFGTEGRXKDGPQVPPSDKVYEYILFRGSDIKDLQVKSSPPVQPAPVPPINNDPAIIQSHYPRPVSTSTSLSPAASVPLADVGSNTAQMALPATNFQGGLPLYQPPGNMGSWGAPPAPGANSSGIMPMYWQGYYPPNGLPHINQQPLLRPPPGLSMPPLQQPMQYPGFNTSFPAGASNLPGPHLPEVPSPLLPVSSSSLSMTSISSSATLPSTLPTVSSTTTSSDSLSSVMFNKPPISALPSVSLSASLPSLPPLMTTPEISNMIPPISNKLNVFAGPTLQYQSSAQSTSSILGPSNAVNPEAPVQMPTSTTIPSLITPGQILQSGSTSTPSSQPSQIAHKDVEVVQVSPSSPKLLASPKPLTPVASEAQPPILPLPPPARGGYKQNGVPFQNRYGQRGRERGRGARGSRPLTRFTEDFDFTAMNEKFNKDEVWGHLGKSKGHSKDKDIEGDVSDEDNYYDEEDSELPNMEGKPVYNKDDFFDSLSCNALDHGSNSGRPKFSEQMKIDTETFGEFSRHXGGRGGRGLGRGGRSRGYYGRGYNYNGRGRGRAVYGRAS
- the LOC120296313 gene encoding probable transmembrane ascorbate ferrireductase 4; amino-acid sequence: MGNSPPPSSSLFPVLLFARICGVAVAMLVLSWALAFKSSFLPRSSSQEDLIYSVLHPLLMVIGFILVSGEAILVHRWLPGSRNMKKSVHLWLQGVALGSGVFGIWTKFHGQDGVLGNFYSLHSWMGLICVSLFGVQWLMGFLSFWHRGEARLIRMKVLPWHVFLGLYTYGLAVATAETGLLEKLTFLQTRRNVDKHGSESMVVNSLGLGLALLSGMVILAAVSPKYQSLQTKLMYSRSEPKNLTS